From a single Candidatus Eremiobacteraceae bacterium genomic region:
- a CDS encoding Lrp/AsnC ligand binding domain-containing protein has product MVTAIILVRVLRGGVAATAEALLEIDGIGEVYSVAGEWDLVAIARVKRHEDLDGLVTGRLAAILQIDATRTLVAFRAYSRKDVQAMWDIGLD; this is encoded by the coding sequence ATGGTAACCGCGATCATACTCGTTCGGGTTTTGCGCGGCGGCGTGGCGGCGACGGCCGAGGCGCTCTTAGAAATCGACGGAATCGGCGAGGTATATAGCGTTGCGGGGGAATGGGACCTCGTCGCGATCGCGCGCGTGAAGCGTCACGAAGATCTAGACGGGCTGGTCACAGGCCGGCTTGCGGCGATTCTACAAATCGATGCCACTCGAACACTTGTTGCATTCCGGGCGTATTCGCGCAAGGACGTGCAAGCCATGTGGGACATCGGGCTTGACTGA
- a CDS encoding MqnA/MqnD/SBP family protein produces the protein MRTLTLGHSPDSDDAFMFYGLASGRVPTDGLSYDHILRDIQTLNEWAKTGKLDTTAISVHAYAYVADKYAILTHGASMGEKDYGPIVVARQAAGWEALKGATVAVPGLMTSAYLALRLRVGDFTPIVMPFDTIMEAVAGGEAEYGLLIHEGQLTHAALGLHTVVNLGAWWHEETGLPLPLGVNTIRRDLPDEVKAMASRQLRASIEFGLAHRSDALAWAMQYARGLEQKTADTFVGMYVNRRTVDMGEEGRRSIRLFLERGAAAGIIPPVGVIDFVD, from the coding sequence ATGCGAACGTTGACGCTCGGCCACTCACCCGACTCCGACGATGCGTTCATGTTTTACGGACTTGCCAGTGGACGCGTTCCCACCGACGGTCTGTCTTACGATCACATCTTGCGCGACATTCAGACGCTCAACGAGTGGGCAAAGACGGGCAAACTCGACACCACCGCCATCAGCGTGCACGCCTACGCGTACGTCGCCGACAAGTACGCAATCCTCACGCACGGCGCGTCGATGGGGGAAAAAGACTACGGACCGATCGTGGTCGCGCGGCAAGCCGCCGGCTGGGAAGCGCTGAAAGGCGCAACGGTCGCCGTGCCGGGTCTGATGACAAGCGCCTACCTCGCGCTCCGCTTGCGGGTCGGCGATTTCACGCCCATCGTGATGCCCTTTGACACGATCATGGAGGCGGTCGCCGGCGGTGAAGCCGAGTACGGATTGCTCATCCACGAAGGTCAACTCACGCACGCGGCGCTCGGCTTGCACACGGTCGTCAATCTCGGTGCATGGTGGCATGAAGAAACCGGTCTGCCGCTGCCGCTCGGCGTCAACACCATCCGGCGGGATCTGCCGGACGAAGTGAAGGCGATGGCATCGCGCCAACTTCGCGCGAGCATCGAATTCGGACTTGCGCACCGCAGTGACGCGCTCGCGTGGGCCATGCAGTACGCGCGCGGCCTCGAGCAAAAAACAGCCGACACGTTCGTCGGCATGTACGTGAATAGGCGCACCGTCGACATGGGAGAAGAAGGTCGGCGCAGCATCCGGTTGTTCTTGGAACGCGGCGCGGCCGCCGGCATTATACCGCCGGTCGGCGTTATCGACTTCGTCGACTGA
- a CDS encoding metal-sulfur cluster assembly factor — MEIENTAGASTSVEQISAVSEDAIREELKNVVDPEIGLDVVSLGLIYDVKIDGSHVDVVMTLTSPGCPVAGQFMASVQSAVAQIPGVTDCHVDLTFSPPWDPRTMASDEAKMMMGFYY; from the coding sequence ATGGAAATCGAAAACACAGCCGGCGCGAGCACCTCCGTCGAACAAATCTCCGCAGTATCCGAAGACGCGATACGCGAAGAGTTGAAGAACGTCGTCGATCCCGAAATCGGTCTCGATGTCGTCAGCCTCGGCCTGATCTACGATGTCAAGATCGACGGCAGCCACGTCGATGTGGTCATGACGCTCACGTCGCCGGGGTGCCCGGTCGCCGGTCAGTTCATGGCAAGCGTGCAGTCTGCGGTGGCGCAGATACCGGGCGTCACCGATTGTCACGTCGATCTCACGTTCTCGCCGCCGTGGGATCCCCGCACCATGGCAAGCGATGAAGCCAAGATGATGATGGGGTTCTACTATTAG
- a CDS encoding ABC transporter ATP-binding protein has product MTAVDELSLDVAQGEFFGFLGPNGAGKTTTINAIVGLATIQGGTIEVFGHDVVREFREARRLIGLSPQEYNFDRFLTIEEILIFQAGYYGVPAREAKKRTAELLDRFELTDKRRSTPLQLSGGMKRRLTLARALVHRPTLLILDEPTAGMDVELRLELWDFLRSINADGMTILMTSHYLEEVEMLCQRVGIINEGRLVALEDKVALMASHGSASLQDIFLSLVGRRTRG; this is encoded by the coding sequence ATGACTGCGGTCGACGAACTGTCGCTCGATGTGGCACAGGGCGAGTTCTTCGGCTTTCTCGGTCCCAACGGCGCCGGCAAGACCACCACGATCAATGCTATCGTCGGCCTCGCGACGATTCAGGGCGGCACCATCGAGGTCTTCGGACACGATGTGGTGCGCGAGTTCCGCGAAGCGCGCCGCCTCATCGGCCTATCGCCGCAGGAATACAATTTCGACCGCTTCCTCACCATCGAAGAGATCCTCATCTTCCAGGCGGGTTACTACGGCGTGCCCGCTCGCGAAGCCAAAAAGCGCACTGCCGAACTGCTCGATCGATTCGAGCTCACCGACAAGCGCCGCTCCACCCCGCTGCAACTGTCCGGCGGCATGAAGCGCAGACTCACGCTCGCGCGCGCGCTCGTCCATCGCCCTACACTGCTGATACTCGACGAACCAACAGCCGGCATGGACGTGGAGCTGCGGCTTGAGTTGTGGGATTTCTTGCGCTCCATAAATGCCGACGGCATGACCATCCTCATGACGTCGCACTATCTCGAAGAAGTGGAGATGCTCTGCCAACGCGTCGGCATCATCAACGAAGGCCGGCTCGTCGCGCTCGAAGATAAGGTTGCCCTGATGGCGAGCCACGGCTCGGCTTCGCTCCAAGACATCTTCCTCAGCCTTGTCGGGAGGCGCACGCGTGGTTAA
- a CDS encoding ABC transporter permease gives MVNTIGLFTLVRRELKRTLMVINQVIWPPIIMTLLFLFIFGLSLGSRIKSLGGVSYVEFLMPGLVMLNVISSSYDEASSSIFQHRFMNSIQELLIAPLSYVEILVGFLTGSMLRGVVIGTLVMLIGALVVHVAPTNPLIYIYFIVVTSLLFSAVGMIGGLLAKTWDNLAIVNTFIITPLTYVGGVFTSLAMLPQVVQRFALANPMQYMVDGFRFSYTGAVDISLAADALVVAALAAIALAVAFDLTRRGVNLRV, from the coding sequence GTGGTTAATACGATCGGTCTCTTCACGCTCGTCCGCCGCGAGTTGAAGCGGACGTTGATGGTGATCAATCAGGTCATTTGGCCGCCCATCATCATGACGCTCTTGTTCCTCTTCATTTTCGGGCTTTCGCTCGGATCGCGCATCAAGTCGCTCGGCGGCGTCTCGTATGTCGAATTCTTGATGCCGGGGCTCGTCATGCTCAACGTGATCTCCTCGAGCTATGACGAAGCATCGTCTTCGATCTTCCAGCATCGCTTCATGAATTCGATACAGGAGCTGCTGATCGCGCCGCTGTCGTACGTCGAGATCCTCGTGGGATTTCTGACCGGCAGCATGTTGCGCGGGGTCGTGATCGGCACGCTCGTCATGCTCATCGGCGCGCTCGTCGTGCACGTCGCACCCACGAATCCGCTCATCTACATCTACTTCATCGTCGTGACGTCGCTTCTGTTCTCAGCGGTGGGCATGATCGGCGGGCTGCTCGCGAAGACGTGGGACAATCTCGCGATCGTCAATACGTTTATCATCACGCCGCTCACGTACGTCGGAGGGGTCTTCACAAGCCTCGCGATGCTGCCGCAGGTCGTGCAGCGCTTCGCGTTGGCGAATCCGATGCAGTACATGGTGGACGGTTTCCGCTTCTCGTACACGGGCGCCGTGGATATCAGCCTCGCGGCGGATGCGCTCGTCGTCGCGGCCTTGGCAGCGATCGCGCTTGCCGTCGCATTCGACTTGACCAGGCGCGGCGTGAATCTCCGGGTGTAG
- a CDS encoding J domain-containing protein, with amino-acid sequence MPGTELSYYDLLGLKPDASHDEICAAYNSLIVRIRPNVAHDSASTIRLAAAVKEAWETLGDEDKRHVYDEGLRGTAAYGEIWKRSQQSTYIEERNKWFDQQVRRAQSDRQAAYELQAERKQLEEDYSAAVATKNAADLAREALVRAAAAKTPPASDTAAGPLRWLAVAAVLVVLIAAGVLARGLIGRYNAAPASNRTSAPVAGATNAAAPLPAAGRAMHKNSPLPGLIATALAHALGSSNTSAPERQATSAASSPPVSSPALTRTQVVAKTGVPPHRSAIPRPSYACKTVAIATVTRDGSTVDLSDGSRYQLTDPVDRAQAEGWATGTAVAKCAWPAGLKRPASLDVNGYTVRTQSAAIVASTVSTLSSAAPGEACADASITDVSDDGYGVGLSDGHAYAVDIAGHVTAASWLVGDAVSVCATPKRGATAYTVARSGVTVNASRSQSVAAAARAPTLCVVRLVSRLADDGSQVVFNDGHTYRIDSVPGRTIVAGWSLSERVTVCIRLASGTVYATLAHGPLTAHAVRID; translated from the coding sequence ATGCCGGGAACCGAACTCTCATACTACGATCTGCTTGGCCTGAAACCCGACGCTTCCCACGATGAGATCTGCGCTGCCTACAACTCGTTGATCGTCCGCATCCGGCCCAACGTCGCTCACGACTCGGCGAGCACGATCAGACTCGCCGCGGCCGTGAAAGAGGCGTGGGAGACGCTCGGCGACGAGGACAAGCGCCATGTGTACGACGAGGGCCTGCGCGGGACCGCGGCCTACGGCGAGATATGGAAGCGAAGCCAGCAGTCCACCTACATAGAAGAGCGCAACAAGTGGTTCGACCAACAAGTGCGACGGGCCCAATCGGACCGTCAGGCCGCATACGAACTGCAAGCCGAGCGCAAACAGCTCGAGGAAGATTATTCGGCTGCGGTTGCGACCAAGAATGCGGCGGATCTGGCGCGCGAAGCGTTGGTGCGTGCGGCGGCTGCGAAAACACCGCCGGCGAGCGATACTGCGGCGGGGCCACTGCGGTGGCTAGCCGTAGCGGCCGTCCTAGTGGTGCTCATCGCGGCGGGTGTTTTGGCGCGCGGCCTCATCGGACGGTATAACGCAGCGCCGGCGAGCAACCGAACATCCGCACCGGTGGCCGGCGCAACCAATGCAGCAGCGCCTCTCCCGGCGGCAGGCCGCGCAATGCATAAGAATTCACCCCTGCCGGGGCTGATCGCCACGGCGCTCGCGCACGCCCTCGGGAGCTCCAATACATCGGCGCCGGAGAGACAGGCGACGAGTGCGGCATCTTCGCCCCCGGTCAGCTCGCCTGCATTGACAAGAACACAGGTCGTCGCCAAAACCGGCGTGCCGCCGCATCGCAGCGCCATCCCGCGACCATCGTACGCATGCAAGACCGTCGCGATCGCCACGGTCACGCGCGACGGCTCGACGGTCGATCTCAGCGACGGCAGCCGCTATCAGCTCACCGATCCGGTCGATCGAGCACAAGCGGAAGGTTGGGCGACCGGCACCGCGGTCGCGAAGTGCGCGTGGCCGGCCGGGCTAAAGCGGCCGGCTTCTCTCGACGTGAACGGGTACACTGTTCGCACACAGTCTGCTGCCATCGTCGCGAGTACGGTCTCCACGCTCTCCAGCGCCGCGCCGGGAGAAGCCTGCGCGGATGCCTCCATCACCGACGTCTCAGACGATGGATACGGCGTCGGACTTTCGGACGGCCACGCATATGCTGTGGATATTGCCGGGCACGTGACGGCCGCTTCGTGGCTGGTCGGCGATGCGGTGTCGGTCTGCGCCACGCCGAAACGCGGCGCTACCGCGTATACCGTCGCGCGCAGCGGTGTGACGGTGAACGCCTCGCGGAGCCAGTCGGTCGCCGCTGCCGCTCGGGCGCCTACGTTATGCGTCGTGCGCCTGGTCTCAAGACTCGCCGATGACGGATCGCAGGTAGTGTTCAACGACGGCCACACCTACCGCATCGACAGCGTTCCCGGCCGCACGATCGTGGCCGGCTGGTCCTTGAGCGAGCGGGTCACCGTGTGCATCCGCTTGGCAAGCGGCACGGTGTACGCCACGCTCGCGCATGGGCCGCTCACGGCGCACGCCGTGCGCATAGACTGA
- a CDS encoding thioesterase family protein, producing MSDTRFKFIRPIVVAFRDVDGMRHVNHAQYLTYCETVRNEYWMVMTGIKRVEDFDFVLAELTARYHAPAHLGDKLTVGCRVTELRRSSFLIEHEIRNSENGTLIAEVHSAQVMFDTTSGKSVPMTDQRRLQIEAYEGRSLTVLTSKSRTLS from the coding sequence GTGTCTGACACTCGCTTCAAATTCATACGCCCGATCGTCGTCGCGTTTCGCGATGTCGACGGGATGCGGCACGTCAACCATGCCCAATACCTCACGTACTGCGAGACGGTGCGCAACGAGTATTGGATGGTGATGACCGGCATCAAACGCGTCGAGGATTTCGATTTCGTACTGGCCGAGCTCACGGCGCGCTATCACGCGCCCGCGCACCTCGGCGACAAGCTCACCGTCGGATGCCGCGTCACGGAGCTGCGCCGCTCCAGCTTCCTCATCGAGCACGAGATCCGCAATTCGGAGAACGGCACGCTGATCGCCGAGGTTCATTCGGCGCAGGTCATGTTCGACACCACGAGCGGCAAATCGGTGCCGATGACCGATCAACGCCGGCTGCAGATCGAAGCCTACGAAGGGCGCTCGCTGACGGTGCTCACATCCAAGAGCCGAACACTGAGCTAG
- a CDS encoding M1 family metallopeptidase, with protein MQFGGGKAYLHHPRFHEYWLTHVKLVLSFDERKGDEFGDVTNSVVVLQPQTQWLDFDSADLRYTWVGLASGPALRYRTFGHTLRVFLPSAASPGKAFAVETRFSAHPTKGLYFVRPDASYPARPWEVWSQSEMEDGRFWYPTYDFPDEKASSETIVTVPEGQHVLSNGSLKSVTHDRGRRTSTWDWIMVVPHSTYLNSIVAGTFADQTVRDGGLPVQYWAPPQYSGTATYDFRATPKMIDFFSKFNAVPYPYPKYALAAVVDFTYGGMENISATTITSRTLHDPRAELDATSEGVIAHELSHQWFGDYETLSDWGNAWLNEGFATYYTALYDEHAHGEDAFAMDRLSMMDDVFAQDEIYRRPIVTETYAKPIDMFDGDSYSKGGCVLHMLRTISGNEMYRVGEAAFLNIFGERSANTAQWVQAVTRSTGVDISGFADEWLYRAGFPEYSLSYIYDAAAKDVRLTVDQTQSTKWNTPSVFTMPVDVQVTTPDGSRTTFKVRNDLRHQVFHFTVQSRPVMVLWDPGRNILAKTTFKKSDEEWIYQLEHAASVLDRLAAFDALSDRNAPSQAVTTALTSFVITEPVADARARVAGELSPGPRSAQYARALQSALRDPSAHVRRAAADALADFPADAQATKKLQDIAAHDESYRAIAAAVQTLAHWHAPGIERLLARALVEPSNNAEIASAALSGYAIVQGNAAIPLERSYARYGAPLDSRGAAILALGSIGKGDPQVTAFLGGLLGDPDLVTNFTILRALTSLDDPAALKPIRDLAGSTEDERLRDRALAAADAIAKASNSRGNASRH; from the coding sequence GTGCAGTTCGGCGGCGGCAAGGCGTATCTGCACCACCCGCGTTTTCACGAATATTGGCTGACGCACGTCAAGCTCGTTCTGTCGTTCGACGAACGTAAAGGCGACGAATTCGGCGACGTCACCAACTCGGTCGTCGTCCTGCAGCCACAGACGCAATGGCTCGACTTCGATTCCGCGGATCTGCGCTACACTTGGGTTGGCTTAGCAAGCGGACCGGCGCTGCGCTACCGGACCTTCGGGCACACTTTGCGCGTATTCTTGCCGTCCGCCGCATCGCCGGGCAAAGCGTTCGCAGTCGAAACGCGCTTCTCGGCGCACCCGACGAAGGGTCTGTATTTCGTGCGCCCGGATGCGTCTTACCCTGCCAGGCCGTGGGAAGTATGGTCGCAATCGGAAATGGAGGATGGGCGCTTTTGGTATCCCACGTACGACTTCCCGGATGAGAAAGCGAGCAGCGAGACGATCGTGACCGTCCCCGAAGGACAGCACGTGCTCAGCAACGGCTCGCTAAAGTCGGTCACGCACGACCGCGGCCGCCGCACGTCCACCTGGGATTGGATCATGGTCGTGCCGCACTCGACATATCTGAACTCGATCGTTGCCGGTACGTTTGCGGATCAAACCGTGCGCGACGGCGGACTGCCCGTACAGTATTGGGCGCCGCCTCAGTATTCCGGCACCGCTACGTATGATTTCCGGGCCACCCCGAAGATGATCGACTTCTTTTCGAAATTCAACGCCGTGCCGTATCCATATCCGAAATACGCGCTGGCGGCAGTCGTCGACTTCACGTACGGCGGCATGGAGAACATCTCAGCGACGACGATCACCAGCAGAACGCTGCACGATCCGCGCGCCGAACTCGACGCGACGAGCGAGGGAGTCATCGCGCACGAGCTTTCCCATCAATGGTTCGGAGACTACGAGACCCTCTCCGACTGGGGCAACGCGTGGCTGAACGAGGGCTTCGCCACGTATTACACGGCGCTCTACGACGAGCACGCCCATGGCGAAGATGCGTTCGCGATGGACCGGCTTTCCATGATGGACGACGTCTTCGCCCAGGACGAGATATATCGACGCCCCATCGTGACGGAGACGTACGCGAAGCCGATCGACATGTTCGACGGCGACTCGTACTCCAAGGGCGGATGCGTCTTGCATATGCTGCGGACCATCTCCGGCAACGAGATGTACCGCGTCGGCGAGGCTGCGTTCTTGAATATCTTCGGCGAACGCAGCGCGAACACGGCGCAGTGGGTGCAGGCCGTCACGCGATCCACGGGCGTGGACATAAGCGGTTTTGCCGATGAGTGGCTCTACCGGGCGGGCTTTCCCGAATACTCGCTATCGTACATCTACGATGCCGCCGCAAAGGATGTGCGTCTCACTGTCGATCAGACTCAGAGCACCAAGTGGAACACGCCGTCGGTCTTCACCATGCCGGTCGACGTGCAGGTGACGACGCCCGATGGCTCTCGCACGACCTTCAAAGTTCGCAACGACCTGCGGCATCAAGTGTTTCACTTCACCGTGCAGTCGCGGCCGGTGATGGTGCTGTGGGACCCCGGACGCAATATCTTGGCGAAGACGACCTTCAAGAAAAGCGACGAGGAATGGATCTACCAACTTGAGCACGCTGCAAGCGTCCTCGACCGGCTAGCCGCGTTCGACGCCTTGTCCGATCGCAACGCTCCGTCACAGGCCGTGACCACGGCGCTCACATCATTCGTGATCACCGAGCCGGTGGCCGACGCGCGCGCGCGAGTCGCGGGCGAACTAAGCCCTGGCCCGCGATCGGCGCAATACGCGAGAGCGCTGCAGTCGGCGCTTCGCGATCCCAGCGCGCACGTGCGGCGGGCTGCCGCCGATGCGCTCGCCGATTTTCCGGCCGACGCACAGGCGACAAAGAAGCTGCAGGACATCGCCGCACATGACGAATCGTACCGCGCGATCGCCGCTGCGGTGCAAACGCTCGCCCATTGGCATGCGCCGGGCATCGAACGATTGCTTGCGCGGGCATTGGTCGAGCCATCGAACAACGCGGAGATAGCGTCGGCGGCGCTGAGCGGATACGCCATCGTTCAGGGCAACGCGGCGATTCCGCTCGAACGGAGCTACGCGCGATATGGGGCACCGCTCGACTCGCGCGGTGCCGCGATCCTCGCTCTCGGCAGTATCGGCAAAGGCGACCCGCAGGTCACGGCGTTTCTCGGCGGCCTGCTCGGCGATCCCGATCTCGTCACCAATTTCACGATTCTGCGCGCGTTGACGTCGCTCGACGACCCGGCGGCGCTCAAACCTATCCGCGACCTCGCAGGTAGCACCGAAGATGAGCGCTTGCGCGATCGAGCGCTCGCGGCAGCGGATGCAATCGCCAAGGCGTCGAATTCACGCGGGAACGCTTCCCGACACTAG